The proteins below are encoded in one region of Lactuca sativa cultivar Salinas chromosome 3, Lsat_Salinas_v11, whole genome shotgun sequence:
- the LOC111894773 gene encoding exocyst complex component EXO70B1 produces the protein MEDQDLPPPDAADETAQVDEEPTSIASRDDRLSQEIDQFISVLDADDQSDSSSPPEIVGAVQIFSDLLDFRVVEYESGSKKWTQLEEDECSSFVDTVNRTAKLLKSLSRFHSVEYYAALTNRVSGIQQRAMSFMEVEFKSILDDYQTSYDRDHTNEIEEAKTKQLSSSPSNVQDASETDSPDQSESPPEKDEFLGYSDEMISKLNKLSKGLIAGGHETECTELYFFVRRNAMEQNLKLLQFEKFSIDEMQKMQWDPVEKEISEWLKMFKNFATSLLPSERRLVDAVFSENNTEISDNLFGNLARIVLFYLLTFAEAVMMTKRSAEKLFKFLDIYETLRESIPELEKLLSGDWLFQLKTAASLISNMLGEAIFNILGDLENSIQADTGKTQVPGGGVHPLTCYTMTYLKHACEYRDTLEQVFREHKKIDRPDSATGSDHDPDSDHDPGSQDQNFCVQAGPGSAFQLQLAKVMDLLDANLEVKSRLYKDPSLSLIFLMNNGRFILQQTKGTGEMRSLMGDPWVRKRSSDLRSYHTNYKRETWTKLLQCLSHEGLSVNGKVMKPVLKERFKSFNAMFDEIHRTQTTWVVSDDQLQSELRVSISAIVIPAYRSFMGRFSQVFTPGRQTEKYIKYQPEDIETCIEELFDGNANQPGKKR, from the coding sequence ATGGAAGATCAAGATCTACCACCGCCGGACGCCGCCGACGAAACCGCACAAGTCGACGAGGAACCAACATCGATCGCTTCCCGAGATGATAGACTCTCCCAAGAGATCGACCAATTCATTTCTGTATTAGATGCCGATGATCAATCGGACTCATCGTCGCCACCTGAAATCGTGGGTGCCGTTCAAATTTTTTCTGATCTTTTGGATTTTAGGGTGGTTGAATACGAATCTGGTTCCAAAAAATGGACCCAATTAGAGGAGGATGAATGTTCTTCTTTTGTAGATACGGTTAATCGAACAGCCAAGCTTCTCAAGTCTCTCTCTAGATTTCATTCCGTAGAATACTACGCCGCTTTAACCAACAGGGTTAGCGGAATTCAGCAACGTGCAATGTCTTTCATGGAGGTTGAATTCAAGTCGATTCTCGATGATTATCAAACTTCATACGATCGAGATCATACGAATGAAATCGAAGAAGCCAAAACCAAACAGCTATCGTCTTCTCCTAGCAATGTTCAAGACGCATCAGAAACGGATTCGCCGGATCAATCCGAATCTCCCCCGGAGAAAGATGAGTTTTTAGGATATTCCGACGAGATGATATCAAAGCTGAATAAATTGTCCAAGGGGTTAATAGCAGGAGGTCACGAAACAGAGTGTACCGAATTGTATTTCTTTGTTCGAAGAAACGCCATGGAACAAAACTTGAAGCTTTTACAGTTTGAAAAATTCTCCATCGACGAAATGCAGAAGATGCAGTGGGATCCGGTAGAGAAAGAGATTTCAGAATGGTTGAAGATGTTCAAAAACTTCGCCACCTCGCTCCTCCCTAGCGAGCGGAGGTTAGTCGACGCCGTGTTCTCGGAAAACAACACAGAAATCTCCGATAACTTATTTGGAAACCTAGCACGAATTGTCCTCTTTTACTTGCTCACTTTCGCGGAAGCGGTGATGATGACGAAGAGATCGGCTGAGAAACTGTTCAAGTTTCTTGATATTTACGAGACATTACGAGAAAGCATCCCGGAGTTGGAGAAACTACTTTCCGGCGACTGGTTATTCCAGCTCAAAACCGCAGCATCATTGATCAGTAACATGTTAGGAGAAGCCATTTTCAACATTTTAGGAGATCTTGAGAATTCGATCCAAGCAGATACAGGGAAAACACAGGTTCCCGGTGGAGGAGTGCACCCGTTAACTTGCTACACCATGACATATCTAAAACACGCATGCGAGTATAGGGACACATTGGAGCAAGTATTTAGAGAGCATAAAAAGATAGATCGACCGGACTCAGCCACCGGCTCCGATCACGATCCAGATTCCGATCACGATCCCGGCTCTCAAGATCAGAACTTTTGCGTTCAAGCGGGTCCCGGATCGGCGTTTCAGTTGCAGTTAGCGAAAGTGATGGATCTATTGGATGCGAACCTTGAAGTGAAATCAAGACTGTATAAAGATCCATCGTTGAGCTTGATTTTCTTGATGAACAACGGCCGGTTTATATTGCAGCAGACAAAGGGAACCGGAGAAATGAGGAGCTTGATGGGGGATCCATGGGTGAGGAAACGGTCGTCGGATTTAAGAAGCTACCACACGAACTACAAGAGAGAAACATGGACGAAGCTTTTACAGTGTTTGAGTCATGAAGGATTGAGCGTTAATGGGAAGGTGATGAAGCCTGTGTTGAAAGAAAGATTCAAGAGTTTCAACGCCATGTTCGATGAGATACACAGAACGCAAACGACATGGGTGGTGAGTGACGATCAACTTCAGTCGGAATTAAGGGTGTCGATATCGGCGATAGTAATTCCGGCGTATAGGTCGTTCATGGGGAGGTTCAGTCAGGTGTTTACTCCGGGAAGGCAAACGGAGAAGTATATAAAGTATCAACCAGAAGACATAGAAACATGCATTGAAGAGCTGTTTGATGGGAATGCAAATCAACCGGGGAAGAAGAGATAA